The Alosa alosa isolate M-15738 ecotype Scorff River chromosome 17, AALO_Geno_1.1, whole genome shotgun sequence genomic sequence TTGTATTGAAAGGAAGACAAGGTATCATTAGGGAACAGCATATTCTCAATTACACTTTCCAGAACATTTAAGTTTTTACTTCATTTCTATGCACAATTGGCAAATGTGTTATTTACTGGCGACTCCTAACATATATTTGAACATttctaaaatgttacaaatatacTAAGTCACTTTTGTGAACACTGATTTCACTAATAGTGACAATCTAGGCTACATCTGAGTAGTACTCAATAGAGTCTCAATTACAACCAATTTAGTTCAAGCCTAAGTTCAGCCGGGTCATGGACCATTCTAAGAGGGTGCTATCATCCACCATGGTTATGGACCATTCTAAGAGTGTGCTATCATCCACCATGGTCATGGACCATTCTAAGAGTGTGCTATCATCCACCATGGTCATGGACCATTCTAAGAGTGTGCTATCATCCACCATGGTCATGGACCATTCTAAGAGTGTGCTATCATCCACCATGGGCATGGACCATTCTAAGAGTGTGCTATCATCCACCATGGTTCCCTGCCCTCACCGGGGCTCCATGGTGGGATGGTTGGCCACCTTGAGCTCCTCCATTGGGGCACCCTGTTCCAGCAGGAGTCCCACCACCCGCTCCACCGTGGCCTCCTCCGCCTCGCCCTCCATGGGCCACGGCACCTGGCTCAGGAGGCGAAATGTGTTGGTGAAGTCAGCACcttatgagatgagatgagatgagatgcgatgagatgagagagagacggagagagagagtgatagagagagagaatgaaaaacaaaaaacatggaTGACACAAAGGGAGAGATATGAAGAGCAGTGAAATGAAGCACACGGTCACCCAGTCTGGGCAATGAAAGAACATGTAAAGCTACTATCTATCTCCCCTGGGTACTGTCTCCCCTCCCCTGTCTTATGCCTAATATTTCAGATGACTCAGCGTGCACAGTGGTGTACACACCCTCTTTGCCAAGTAAAACAATCCTCTCCAAAGTACGTAGTCTCTTCTTTCAATTTTACAACCACTTTTTGAAGGCCGAACACATTTGAAGTGTACAAAAGAATGATAACCTGCTTTACCCTGTTAAAGTACTTATGTTATCCTTAATCTTCATAGTGTGTCTGccccacacacattcattctaatACTAATACCTGTGTTGTACATTGTCCCTAGCAGGTCTTCCACCAGCTCCTGGTCCTCTGGCTCCTCACGCTGGAGGAGGCCCAGCTTCTTCCTCATGTTGGCCATGTAGAAGCGCTCGTACATGGGCATGTAGTCATCAAGGATGGCCCCAGCTTGCGACCCCTGTAACTCTTTCCCAAGAGCCTCTGCCAGACGGACAAGGTTCCAGCGACAGACGTACGGTTGAGCCTCGTAAGTGTAGCGTTTTCTTTTGTCTGAGGCATTGCATGCAAACTCAGGGTCAAACCTGACAGAGGgagcaaaacaaaataaacagacaaTCCTATGTTATGTGCCAAGTTAATCTCTGAATTGTTCCCAGTGAAGACCAATAGTTGTACTACATTAATGAGAAAAGTATTATTGTTTAGAACTGGGGTAACGTATTGTGCAGTGCAAGCTACAAAATACCTATCCATGAAGCCAAAAGGACCATAGTCTATAGTGAGACCCAGGATGCTCATGTTGTCGGTGTTGAGTACACCATGGCAGAAGCCCACACTCTGCCACAAGGCCACCAGCTTGGCTGTCCTCATGCTCACCTAAAATAACATGATATCATAAAATGGACATAAACATTTCAAACATCCaaacaaagatccttgattactagctccgcttgaaccctctctgatGCAAACATAGTCTGGAGAATTCCTGATGCATATAGATATTTATGACATCAAAATATCACAGGCTTTGTATGGAGcattatacattatatttatTGCTAGTTTGTATGCATTTTATACTTAATGGAGACATGccatttaaaataaacaattaagTACATAAAACAAGTTTGGTTTCATGGCTAAATGTTGtaatttgttatttatttagcatAACATTTCTTCCTACCTCTTTGAAGAAGGCTGCATTTCTCTCCTTGCGATCTGAATGGCTCTTCTGGATGTTGGGGTAGAAGGTCTCGATCACATAATCCAGCAGCTGGGCACGGATGTCATGGCGACCCACACTGGGGCCCTGCCTGTTGGTGAAGTCATCAACAGGGTGGAAGATCTCAAATGACCCGAACCTGGGTAAACAAATGACAAcagatttgtttatttacttgtttgttttcaaaacggTGCATGGTAAATTTTAGTTTCAAGGATGTATACGAGTTGATTAAAATGGGCTTGCATAACTTCAGTGACATAAATTGCTCTAAATGTGTTGCAGTGAGATGCAGCATTCTGATTTAGAAGACAAATACTCGCCATTTTTATAGCTGCCTCTGTGCCAGATCCAAATGCCTTGTCCAATATTTGATCTGACAGTAGCAATAAATCTTGAGAAGCTCACTCGTAGCTGCAAACAGCTTTATGCTCTTGTTGCCCAGTGACATTTTGGACATTACAAAATCattgccctgcagtactgcagcAAAATACCAGGCCCAGCTCAGCTTTCAGCTTTCCACTGGATCCAGAACAGGTAAGCAAAGTGACCCTTCACCTGATGAATGTCGGGGCGATGCGCAGGACAACTGAGCACCTCTCAGGCTGTGGGTTTCCACTGTAGAAAACATCCCGCATCACATAGGTGTCAGAGGTCACGAGGGAGCCTGCACGGGTAGTGGGCACTCCCAGGGCAAACATGGCTTCACTGCACAGAAACTCACGAATGCTGGAGCGCAACACTTTACGCCCATCTGACTGCCTGCATCACAGGGAGAATAAACTAGTCATAGTAATAGCAACCAGCTttactgatagatagatagatagatagatagatagatagatggatagatagatactttattgatccccaggggaattTCAAGGCCTTGTGTTGACGATCTGtaaataatgcattacattTAAAAGAAAGATCTTTTTTCCACTGAGTGAGAGGCAGTGTGATATTTCTTGTGCAAGGAGAGCACGAGTGTGCCTAATCCATTAAGCAGCTCCAGAATGGAGGCAGGCTGCCACATTCTGGCGATTAGGGTATTAGGGCCAAATGGGTAAGGTTCTAGAATGTCTTGAGAACTGTCAGTATTATTcatgaatacattttttttttatcttctgaAAAAAGGCTAACTAACTATGCAGTTAAAATCAACCTGTAGCCAAGCagtaaataaagaaatattgaGACAAACTGAATTTAGCactaacatcacaaaactataaaaatctaaaaaaaaaaacaaaaaaaaaaacaacatcagCATTATTTTTAACTTTTACTTTGTTATTAACGTTTTCGTGGTTTcacgtaggcctactgaacACAGTACCTGGAGTATGGTGTCAGTCCAGCCCCTTTAACTTGGATTTCCCATCGTCCACACGGGTTGTCATGATTTTGGCCGCGGGATTCCACTTCGCCTAAATAGCAGACCGCTCCATCACCCAGCTGTCCAGCAAACTGACCGAACTGGTGACCGCAATAGCAATGAGCAGCGGGCTCGGAACCTGGCATCAGTTTCGAGCCACTGAGGTACTCTGCACCATGAGAGTCTCTCAATACATCCTCTGCACTCAGTCCCAGCAAAGACAAAGCTGGTTCCGACACTGCCACAAATTTGGGGTTGTCAAGCGACTGCGGCGTAACTCGAGAGAAACAGGCCCCTTTCACGGTCCTCGACCCGGGT encodes the following:
- the selenoo2 gene encoding selenoprotein O2 codes for the protein MDLMGSVLSRTPLERLAFNNVVLRTLPVDSSREPGSRTVKGACFSRVTPQSLDNPKFVAVSEPALSLLGLSAEDVLRDSHGAEYLSGSKLMPGSEPAAHCYCGHQFGQFAGQLGDGAVCYLGEVESRGQNHDNPCGRWEIQVKGAGLTPYSRQSDGRKVLRSSIREFLCSEAMFALGVPTTRAGSLVTSDTYVMRDVFYSGNPQPERCSVVLRIAPTFIRFGSFEIFHPVDDFTNRQGPSVGRHDIRAQLLDYVIETFYPNIQKSHSDRKERNAAFFKEVSMRTAKLVALWQSVGFCHGVLNTDNMSILGLTIDYGPFGFMDRFDPEFACNASDKRKRYTYEAQPYVCRWNLVRLAEALGKELQGSQAGAILDDYMPMYERFYMANMRKKLGLLQREEPEDQELVEDLLGTMYNTGADFTNTFRLLSQVPWPMEGEAEEATVERVVGLLLEQGAPMEELKCIARQAQLENCELEMMLSMSQANPAMFSIMASKPEVAKQLRKLGRLKELLETNKEDLAAKQRGDWLRWIQRYRRRLARECEKECDKPNVERLNMKRIQTMDSTNPRFILRNYIAQNAIEAAEKGDFSEVQRVLKLLERPYSAQPGVEHPGWLGQAHQGDAVVLADQVEPAGAYGKDPDSVARCLPYDRLVTNPS